From the genome of Candidatus Dormiibacterota bacterium:
GCCTTCGGCTCGGAGGGGTGGCGCTGCCTGCTGCCGGAGCTCGGCGTGGAGTTGCGCACCGCCCCACCCGACATCGCGTTGCCACTGATGCCAGACCTCACGGATGCCGGACGGGCTCGGGTGCTGCTGGAGGACGCCATCCGGGCCGGCCCCTCGGCCTGCGCCGACCTGCGCATCGCGGCGTGCCGGCCCAGGGTCATGCGCTATGCCAGGGGCAGCCGGTGCACCATTCGCTACGAGCTCGATGACGCTGGCGCGGCCAGGGGACGAGACTGGCCCGGCGTGGTCGTCGCCAAGACGTACCGTGACAACCGGGGCGAGAACACATTTCGTAGCATGCGGGCGCTGTGGAGTTCGGAGCTCTCACGTTCCTCCGCTGTCGCGATCGCCGAGCCGCTCGCCTATCTGCCCGAACTGCGGCTGCTCGTCCAGGGCCCCGTCGCCGAGGACCGGACGCTCAAGGAGCTCATCTGCTCGTCGGTCCGGCAGAGAACGCCGGTGGCGCGCGACGAGGTCGACGAGTACCTGGGCAAGGTCGCAGTGGGGCTCTCCGCCCTCCACGGCTGCGGCGTCGCCCACGGCGAGACCATCACCCTGGAGGGCGAGGTGGCCGAGATCCGCGTCACCATCGAACGCCTGGCCCGCCGCTTCCCCGGGCTTGCCGGGGTGGGCGCGCCGCTGCTGGCCCGAGTGGCCGACCTCGCCGAGAAGCACCCTGCCGGTCCCGCCCGGCCGTCGCACGGCACCTTCCGCCCCGCGCAGGTGCTGCTGCATCGGGGAAGCGTCGGCTTCATCGACTTCGACGACTTCTGCCTGGCGGAACCAGCCCTGGACGTCGCGCGCTTCCGAGCCGGTGTCAGGGACT
Proteins encoded in this window:
- a CDS encoding phosphotransferase, producing the protein MWVEGSLRAAGTAEVAQLGPATAFGSEGWRCLLPELGVELRTAPPDIALPLMPDLTDAGRARVLLEDAIRAGPSACADLRIAACRPRVMRYARGSRCTIRYELDDAGAARGRDWPGVVVAKTYRDNRGENTFRSMRALWSSELSRSSAVAIAEPLAYLPELRLLVQGPVAEDRTLKELICSSVRQRTPVARDEVDEYLGKVAVGLSALHGCGVAHGETITLEGEVAEIRVTIERLARRFPGLAGVGAPLLARVADLAEKHPAGPARPSHGTFRPAQVLLHRGSVGFIDFDDFCLAEPALDVARFRAGVRDCWMRTHVAGDGVIPSPEATAATIADLESVCERFLQHYEAAGRVSRERVMLWETLDLLTDVLHAWTRMSPARLLAGMLTLDDHLRRRGLIADLERSTDARSVTPRFRAA